The sequence TATTGTCGTGGATACGAGGGAAGAAGCGTTTGTCTGACGGTGCAAATTCCTGCTCCAGTTTCTTACCCACTATTTCATAGTGTGCTTTCCCATCCTTTTCAGAACGGGCATATTGATAACCCTTCATAGGGTAGGCAATAGGACGCGCGGTGAAATCTTGCCCGTACAACAGTGGTTGTTGGCCAAACTGTTCGCGCTGAATATAAGATGTCAGGCTTATCGCATTGTCAGGGTTAGTCATATCGATAGGCACATCAGCGCGTGAGCGGATGATGGGAGCCAGATAGCTCGAAAAACCGATGACAATGAAAGTAAGACAAAGTATAGCAGTGTGTGCAGCGTAGTTACCGCGGCGTTTAGCAAACGTCAATCCCCAAACCATTGCTGCAATCAGCAAGATGATAAAAGTGATGGCACCAGAGTCGAAAGGTAAACCAAAGCTGTTCACGAACAGCAGATCGAATTTAGACGCCAGTATGGGAATACCCTGAAGTACACCATACTGCACAAGGCCGAGCAAAATGCCGCCTATGAGGAAAGCCATGATGGCACCTCCAGTGGTAGGTTTGTAACGGCGGTAGTAGTATACCATTGCAATGGCCGGTATGCCCAGCAGGCTCAGCAAGTGTACACCTACTGACAGGCCTATCATATAAGCAATGAACAGCAACCACCTGTCTGCATATTTAGTATCGGCGGCATGTTCCCATTTCAAGATAGCCCAGAATACGATAGCACTGAATACAGAAGACGTAGCATATACCTCGCCTTCAACAGCTGAGAACCAGAATGTGTCGGAGAATGTATAGGCAAGAGCACCAACAAGGCCGGCGCCCATGATCAGGGTCGTCTTATTAGAGTCAGGGTTTTCTTCACCTTTGGCAAGCAGCCTTTTTGCAAAGTGAGTGATGGTCCAGAACAGAAACAGAATAGTAAGCGAGCTAGCCAGCGCCGACCATGCGTTGATCATAATGGCCACTTTTTGCAGATTGCCTCCAGCAAGTATTCCGAACATGCGTTGGATCATCATGAAAAGCGGAGCGCCGGGAGAGTGGCCTACTTCTACTTTGTAGGCACAGGAGATGAATTCACCACAATCCCAAAAGCTAACTGTGGGTTCCATAGTCATAAAATACACGGCCGTAGCAATAACGAACGTGATCCAACCAACAAGGTTGTTGATTTTGCGAAAATTCATGAAGCTTTATTTTGACGGCAACAAAAATAGAAAAATACGCTTACGACCCTAATACGGATTATGGAATTAACAAATTTATATGTGACTAAATAAGGAGGTGCTGTGAATAACTATAGCAATAAGCTACTCAGGTTCTTTAGCCTGTCGTGCGAGAGGAGTTGCGCCAGCTGCACTTCGCCAATGTTACGCAGGTGTTGAATGATCTGTTGCGCTTCCTCATCTGCAGTGCTGCTTTGTATCATCCAAAGATAATCCAGTTGTTTTACCTCCGGTAGTAATGTCTCTTTATCTGACTTTAGCCGGTAGAGGAGGTGCTTGTAGCCGTTGAGCGGAAGGCAGTACTGGTACACCGGGAAATAGTATTGGTGGCCTTTCGAAGATCGCACTACTACGTCAAGATCGGCCTCGCGCGAGAAATTCAGGTCGAACTTCCGGTTAAGCAGCCACGAGAAGCGGTATACAGGTAGGGCGCTTACAATACCGATCAGCGCTGTATCCGCAAAAAAATCCTCCTGCATTGCGGCCATATCAAGTACCAGTTTAGCTGACATGCGGGAAGGAATTGTTTTGTAGGGCAAAGGTCGGGCATATTTGTGTATTTCCAAATAAATAGCGCCTTCAGAATCTGTTTGCTGTACAGGTTTCTTAATGTTCTGACTTGATTTCGACCGGCGATACGGGTGTAGTTAGTCTCCCTTGCAAATCTTTTTTGGCGATGCCACAGGCGGAAGTTTAAATTTGTACCGTTTTAAGAATCACGGTTTTGAAGGTTTTTGCCGGTTGGCATTGACTTTTCAACTTATCCACTAATTTTACGCGCCAATTTTTAATTATGATCGATGTTTTGCTAGGGCTGCAATGGGGAGACGAGGGTAAAGGAAAAATAGTAGACTACCTTGCCGCAAATTATGATATCATCGCCCGTTTCCAGGGCGGACCTAATGCCGGCCACACACTTTATGTGAATGGTCAAAAGGTCGTATTGCGTACGATCCCGTCGGGCGTGTTTCATAAACACTGCCTCAACCTGATCGGCAATGGTGTAGTGATCGACCCGGTTTCGCTAAAAGGAGAGATCGAGCAGCTGCTGCCGTTGCAACCAGATGTGTTGAGCCGTATGTTCATTGCACATCGTGCACACCTTATTTTGCCTACACATCGCGCATTGGATGCGGCTTCTGAAAATGCGAAAGGCAGTGAAAAGATCGGCTCTACCTTAAAAGGTATCGGGCCTGCTTACATGGATAAAACTGGTCGTAACGGTTTGCGCGTGGGTGATGTACTTAGCAAAGACTTCAAAACAAAATACGATAAGCTGGTTGCCAAGCATACTGACATGCTAAAGCAATACGGCGGAGAACCAATAGACTGGAAACAGTGGGAGCAGCCTTTCTTTGAAGCTGTAGAATACCTACGCGGCCTGCAGATCATCAACAGCGAATACTGGCTGGATATGCAACTGAAAGACGGTAAGAAAATATTGGCAGAAGGTGCGCAGGGTAGTATGCTGGATATAGACTATGGTACTTATCCATTTGTTACTTCCTCGAATACTATCGCTGCCGGTGTTTGCAATGGTCTTGGTGTTGCCCCATCTCGCATTGGTGAAGTATATGGCATCACAAAAGCGTATTGTACTCGCGTGGGTAGTGGCCCGTTCCCTACGGAACTTCATGACGAAACAGGCGAGGCATTGCGCAAAGCTGGTAACGAATTTGGTGCGGTTACAGGCCGCCCACGCCGTTGTGGCTGGATCGACCTGGTGGCGCTTCGTTATACTGTCATGCTAAGTGGTGTTACCAAACTGATCATGACGAAAACCGACGTTCTCGACGAGTTCAATC comes from Polluticoccus soli and encodes:
- a CDS encoding IPExxxVDY family protein produces the protein MSAKLVLDMAAMQEDFFADTALIGIVSALPVYRFSWLLNRKFDLNFSREADLDVVVRSSKGHQYYFPVYQYCLPLNGYKHLLYRLKSDKETLLPEVKQLDYLWMIQSSTADEEAQQIIQHLRNIGEVQLAQLLSHDRLKNLSSLLL
- a CDS encoding adenylosuccinate synthase, whose translation is MIDVLLGLQWGDEGKGKIVDYLAANYDIIARFQGGPNAGHTLYVNGQKVVLRTIPSGVFHKHCLNLIGNGVVIDPVSLKGEIEQLLPLQPDVLSRMFIAHRAHLILPTHRALDAASENAKGSEKIGSTLKGIGPAYMDKTGRNGLRVGDVLSKDFKTKYDKLVAKHTDMLKQYGGEPIDWKQWEQPFFEAVEYLRGLQIINSEYWLDMQLKDGKKILAEGAQGSMLDIDYGTYPFVTSSNTIAAGVCNGLGVAPSRIGEVYGITKAYCTRVGSGPFPTELHDETGEALRKAGNEFGAVTGRPRRCGWIDLVALRYTVMLSGVTKLIMTKTDVLDEFNPIRAAVAYNVEGKETRELPYDLCSVDVTPVYESFAGWDKPISACSSYDETPQVFKDYCRFVEQYLETKIAYVSNGTGRDQLLVIP